A stretch of DNA from Sphingomonas ginkgonis:
CCACCAGATCGAGCCGGCGCTCGACCAAGTCGGGATGCGCAGCTTCCCGCTCACCCGCAACCTCCGCCGCTGGCCGGCCGCCAAGCTTCCCGCCATCCTTGAGCTGGAGGACGAGCGCGCGGCGGTGCTGCTCGAGCTGAACGGGGGCGACGCGCTGGTCTATGCGCCGGGCGCGCCCGAGCCGATGTGGGTGGCGATCGACGAGCTCGCCGGCGCCTTCACCGGCGAGGCGGTGTTCGTCGAGGCCGATCCGACCCGCGAGCGGATGAGCGAGCGGCCGTGGGACCACGCCAGGCGCCATCACTGGTTCTGGGCGGAGGTGTGGAAGGTTCGCCGCGAGCTGTCGCCGGTGCTGCTGGCGGCGCTGGTGGTCAACCTGCTCGCCTTCGCCATGCCGCTGTTCACCATGCACGTCTACGACCGGGTCATCCCCAACAAGGCGATCCCGACCCTGTGGGTGCTGGCACTGGGCGTGGTGCTGGCGCTGGCGCTCGACTTCACGCTTCGGCTCGCCCGCTCGCAGCTGATCGACGAGGTCGGCCGCAAGCTCGACGGCAAGCTCAGCCAGAAGCTGTTCGAGAAGGTGATGAACCTGCCGCTGGCGCAGCGCCAGGGCTCGACCGGCGCGATCGCCCGGCGGGTCAGCGAATATGAAATGGTGCGCGACTTCTTCGCCTCGACGACGGTGGTGCTGCTGGTCGACATCAGCTTCCTGCTGCTGTTCCTCGGGCTGATCACCATCCTCGCCGGCTGGCTGGTGCTGGTGCCGGTGGTCGGGATCGTGCTGATGGTCGCGGCCGGCATGACGCTGCGCCGGGCGATGGGCCGGACTGCGCTCGACGCGCAGGCCGACAGCTCGCTCCAGCACAGCGTGCTGGTGGAATCGATCGGCGGGCTGGAGACGCTCAAGGCCGCGCGTGCCGAGGGGCAGATGCTCGGCCGGTGGAAGCGCTACTCGTCCAACTCGGCGGCGACGCAGGAGAAGATGCGGCGGCTGACCGCGGTGGCGGTCAACCTTGCCAGCGTGTCGCAGCAGCTGATCTCGATCGGGCTGCTGATCGGCGGCTTCTACATGTTCAACGAGGGCCACATGACGATGGGCGCGATCATCGCCATCGTCATGATCGCGGGCCGCGCGCTGGCCCCTGTCGGGCAGTTCGCCTTCCTCGTCACGCGCGCCCGCCAGGCGTTCGCGACGCTCGATTCGCTGCAGCGAATGATGGACAGCGAGGACGAGCGGCACGCCGCGACGCGCAGCATCGTGCCGGAGATCCGTTCGGGCACGATCGTCCTCGACCATGTCCAGTTCCGTTACCCCAACGCGGCGCGCGACAGCCTGGCCGACGTCAGCCTGACGATCCGCCCGGGCGAGCGGATCGGGATCATCGGCCGGGTCGCCTCGGGCAAGTCGACGCTCGGCCGGCTGCTGTGCGGCCTCTACGCGCCGAGCGAAGGGGTGCTCACCGTCGACGGGCTCGACAGCCGGCAATACCACCCGCACCAGCTGCGCGAGGCGTTCCGCTTCGTCGGGCAGGATGCCGAGCTGTTCAGCGGGACGGTGCGCGACAACCTCATGCTGGGCGCGGCGCAGGCGAGCGACGAGCAGCTGATCGAGGCGGTGGTGAAGTCGGGCGCCGACATCTTCCTGTCGCGCGACGCCGCGGGGTTCGACCTGCCGGTCGGCGAGCGCGGCGGGCATCTGTCGGGCGGGCAACGCTCGCTGCTGGTGCTGGCGCGAGCGCTGGTCAGCCCGTCCAAGCTGCTGTTCCTCGACGAGCCGACCGGCGCGATGGACACGCAGACCGAAGCCTATTTCATCGACCATCTGAAGACGGCGGTGGCGCCCGACCAGACCCTGGTCGTGTCGACCCACCGCCACCAGATGCTGAGCATCGTCGACCGGCTGATCGTGATCGACGGCGGGCGGATCCTCGCCGACGGGCCGCGCGACAAGGTGATGCAGCAGCTGAGCGCCGCGGCGCAGGCGGCCGCGGCGCCCAAGGCGGCGGCCCGGTGAGCGCGCTCGTGCTGGTCCGCCGGCGGCTGGGGATCGGCCTCGCCGCGCTCCGCTGGGACGTGGCGGCGCTGGGCGCGGTGCTGGTGGCGGCGCTGCTCGCCGGGGGGCTTGGCCTGACCGCGGGTGCCGCGCCGGTGGCGGGGAGCGAGCGGTCGGTGGCGGTTCCGCTCGCTCCGGTGCAGCAGGCGCGGCTGGTCGCGGCGACCAGCGGCGAGCAGGCCAGCGTCGGCCAAGCGACCGGCAGCCAGGCGGAGCGGATCAATGCCGCGCTGCCGTTCAGCGCCGCGCCGATCCAGTCGGCCCGCGCCTTCGCGCTCAGCGGCAGCGCGACCGACCACGACCGGGCACTGACCTGCCTGACCCAGGCGGTCTATTACGAGGCTGCCACCGAGCCGCTCGCCGGGCGCCGCGCGGTGGCGCAGGTGGTGCTCAACCGGATGCGCCATCCCGCCTTCCCGAAGAGCGTCTGCGGGGTCGTCTACCAGGGCGCGAGCCGGCCGGGCTGCCAGTTCAGCTTTGTCTGCGACGGGTCGCTGTGGCGGGCGCCGGCGCCGGCCGCCTGGGCCGCGGCGCAGTCCGTCGCCGCCGCGGCGCTCGCCGGCTATGTCGAGGCGAGCGTCGGGCAGGCGACCCACTACCACGCCGACTATGTCGCGCCGCGCTGGGCGCCGCTGCTGGCCAAGATCAGCAAGATCGGCGCGCACATCTTCTATCGCTGGCCGGGCGCGTGGGGCACCGCCGCCGCCTTCACCGGCCGCTATGCCGGCGAGCCCGCCGACCCGGCGAGCCTGCGCCCGGCGCTTCGCCCGGGGGTGGGCGCCGGACCGCAGGCGCCGCTGGTGCTCGCGGCGGCCGAGGCGGCCAAGGGCCCGCCGGTCGCGCGGGCCGAGCAGGACGTCGGCGGGCTGCTCGACACCAGCAAGGGCTGGACCCTGAACATCCCGCTTCCGGCGGAGAGCGGATCGGCCGCGGCGCGTATCGCGGCGCTGCAGGACCGCCCGGCGCCGACCCAGACCCCGGCCGCGGCGATCGCCGTTGCCAGCGCCGCCCCGCTGTCGGGCGGCGGCAATTAGGACGCGTAGCATGGCTTCCATCCCCCTGACCGACCGCCGCCCCGCTACCCGCCGTCGCGGCTACCGGCCCTTGACCGGCGCCCGGCTGATCATCCTCGCCTCGGCGGTCGGCTTCGCGCTGTTCCTGCTGTGGTCCTCGCTGGCGCAGGTCGACGAGGTGACGAAGGGACAGGGCAAGGTCATCCCGACCAGCAAGCTGCAGCTCATCCAGGCGGCCGAGCCGGCGACCATCCGCGAACTGCTGGTCCGCTCGGGCGAGCGGGTCCACAAGGGGCAGCTGCTGGTGAGGCTCGACGATACCGAGAGCACGTCGCAGCTCGGCCAGATCGAGGCGGAGACGCGCAGCCTGCAGCAGCGCTCGGCGCGGCTCGAGGCGGAGGGCACGGGCGCCGGCGGCAGCGTCGGCGGGGACGAGAATGCGCTGCTCCAGGCGCGCCGCTCGGCGCTGTCGAGCAAGGTCGCCGCGCTTCGTGCGACCGCCGAGCAGCGCCGGCGCGAGTCGGCCGAGGCGGCGGCGACAATCGGCTCGCTGTCGCGCAGCCTGGTACTGGCGCAGGACAATGTGAACCGGCTGGCGCCGCTCGCCGCCAAGAACATCGTTCCGCAGACCGACCTCGCCACCGCGCAGCGCGAGGTGGTCGATCTGCAGGGCCGGATCGCCGCCGCGCGCGAGCAGCAGGGGCGGGCGCAGGCCGCGATCCAGCAGGCGCTGAGCGAGGCGAGCGAGGCGCAGTTCAGCTTCCGCCAGGACGCGCTCAACGAGCGCAGCCAGGTAAACGCCAAGATCGCGGTCAACCAGCAGTCGCTGCGCGGCGCGCAGGGGCGGGTCAGCAAGACCGAGATCCGCTCGCCGGTCGACGGGGTGGTCAACGACGTCCAGGTCACCACCATCGGCGGCTTCGTCCAGGCCGGACAGAAGATCATGGAAGTCGTGCCGCTGGGCGACAAGCTGCTGGTCGAGACGCGGGTGAAGCCGAGCGACATCGCCTTCATCAAGGTCGGCGACAAGGCACTGGTGAAGGTCACCGCCTACGACTTCTCGATCTACGGCGGACTCGACGGCAAGGTCGTGCAGGTGTCGGCGGACTCGATCTACGACGAGGCGACCAAGGAAGCCTATTTCAACGTCATCGTCGAGACCGACAAGGCGTGGCTGATGAGCGTGGGTCGGCAGCTGCCGATCACGCCGGGGATGATGACCGACACGCAGATCATCACCGGGCGCAAGAGCATCCTCACCTATCTGCTGAAGCCGGTGCTCAAGGCGCGGAGCGACGCGCTTCGGGAACGGTAGGCGCGCGCTTCCTGCTTTCGGCCGGGAGCGTTGACCGGCAGAGAGCATGACTTTCGGGCCGTATGGTGCCGTGCCCAGCAGGCGCGGGATTAGCCCCCGATCATCCCCCGCTCCCGACGCCGGGTCGGGGCAGGGGCGCGGAGCCTAGTGCGCGAAGGCGGCGCTGCTGCCGAACACCCAGCCGAGTGAGGCGGTCCGGACCGGAGCCGGCTGGGCGGGCGCGGCGGCGACGGTCAGCGCGGGGGCGATCCGGTAGCCATGGGTCCAGACCCGGCCGCCCGAGAAGC
This window harbors:
- a CDS encoding type I secretion system permease/ATPase; protein product: MNWLDSGSPRELDPVLDCLSFIARRSDRPSSPVLLRAGLALSDRGTLPFHQIEPALDQVGMRSFPLTRNLRRWPAAKLPAILELEDERAAVLLELNGGDALVYAPGAPEPMWVAIDELAGAFTGEAVFVEADPTRERMSERPWDHARRHHWFWAEVWKVRRELSPVLLAALVVNLLAFAMPLFTMHVYDRVIPNKAIPTLWVLALGVVLALALDFTLRLARSQLIDEVGRKLDGKLSQKLFEKVMNLPLAQRQGSTGAIARRVSEYEMVRDFFASTTVVLLVDISFLLLFLGLITILAGWLVLVPVVGIVLMVAAGMTLRRAMGRTALDAQADSSLQHSVLVESIGGLETLKAARAEGQMLGRWKRYSSNSAATQEKMRRLTAVAVNLASVSQQLISIGLLIGGFYMFNEGHMTMGAIIAIVMIAGRALAPVGQFAFLVTRARQAFATLDSLQRMMDSEDERHAATRSIVPEIRSGTIVLDHVQFRYPNAARDSLADVSLTIRPGERIGIIGRVASGKSTLGRLLCGLYAPSEGVLTVDGLDSRQYHPHQLREAFRFVGQDAELFSGTVRDNLMLGAAQASDEQLIEAVVKSGADIFLSRDAAGFDLPVGERGGHLSGGQRSLLVLARALVSPSKLLFLDEPTGAMDTQTEAYFIDHLKTAVAPDQTLVVSTHRHQMLSIVDRLIVIDGGRILADGPRDKVMQQLSAAAQAAAAPKAAAR
- a CDS encoding cell wall hydrolase — its product is MSALVLVRRRLGIGLAALRWDVAALGAVLVAALLAGGLGLTAGAAPVAGSERSVAVPLAPVQQARLVAATSGEQASVGQATGSQAERINAALPFSAAPIQSARAFALSGSATDHDRALTCLTQAVYYEAATEPLAGRRAVAQVVLNRMRHPAFPKSVCGVVYQGASRPGCQFSFVCDGSLWRAPAPAAWAAAQSVAAAALAGYVEASVGQATHYHADYVAPRWAPLLAKISKIGAHIFYRWPGAWGTAAAFTGRYAGEPADPASLRPALRPGVGAGPQAPLVLAAAEAAKGPPVARAEQDVGGLLDTSKGWTLNIPLPAESGSAAARIAALQDRPAPTQTPAAAIAVASAAPLSGGGN
- a CDS encoding HlyD family type I secretion periplasmic adaptor subunit; the encoded protein is MASIPLTDRRPATRRRGYRPLTGARLIILASAVGFALFLLWSSLAQVDEVTKGQGKVIPTSKLQLIQAAEPATIRELLVRSGERVHKGQLLVRLDDTESTSQLGQIEAETRSLQQRSARLEAEGTGAGGSVGGDENALLQARRSALSSKVAALRATAEQRRRESAEAAATIGSLSRSLVLAQDNVNRLAPLAAKNIVPQTDLATAQREVVDLQGRIAAAREQQGRAQAAIQQALSEASEAQFSFRQDALNERSQVNAKIAVNQQSLRGAQGRVSKTEIRSPVDGVVNDVQVTTIGGFVQAGQKIMEVVPLGDKLLVETRVKPSDIAFIKVGDKALVKVTAYDFSIYGGLDGKVVQVSADSIYDEATKEAYFNVIVETDKAWLMSVGRQLPITPGMMTDTQIITGRKSILTYLLKPVLKARSDALRER